In the Flavisolibacter tropicus genome, one interval contains:
- a CDS encoding cbb3-type cytochrome c oxidase N-terminal domain-containing protein translates to MRRKHTFKILIALSLLFVTTLAFGQEQAALEIVAPKGGGNAWVWGLTSMILFMIFLMINVFIRLKKLDESEPEKRLTFKEWWATIDAKFFTKAIPLEKEEEFILDHEYDGIRELDNSLPPWWKYGFYATIVVAFFYLLRFHVWKTGPNPEQEYNTEMRIAAAEIEAYRKSSNDMVDEKTVTMSDAAGIAAGKQIFNKQCFVCHGMNGEGGVGPNLTDDYWLHGGSINDVFKTLKYGVSDKGMPAWEKAFSPSEIKNIASYVKSLKGTKPANAKSPQGELFAENELAKVQVDTATKK, encoded by the coding sequence ATGAGAAGAAAACACACTTTCAAGATATTAATTGCTTTATCACTCCTATTTGTCACCACTCTTGCCTTTGGACAAGAGCAGGCGGCACTAGAGATTGTAGCGCCTAAAGGTGGCGGTAATGCATGGGTGTGGGGCTTAACCTCCATGATCCTATTCATGATCTTTTTAATGATTAACGTATTCATTCGGTTGAAAAAACTGGATGAAAGCGAACCTGAAAAACGCCTTACGTTCAAAGAATGGTGGGCTACTATTGATGCTAAATTCTTTACAAAAGCCATACCTCTTGAAAAAGAAGAGGAGTTCATATTAGACCATGAATATGATGGCATCCGTGAGCTGGATAACTCATTGCCCCCATGGTGGAAATACGGCTTCTATGCTACAATTGTTGTTGCTTTTTTTTACCTGCTTCGCTTCCACGTTTGGAAAACCGGGCCAAATCCTGAACAGGAGTATAACACCGAAATGCGTATTGCCGCTGCTGAAATTGAAGCTTACCGAAAGTCGTCAAATGATATGGTGGATGAAAAGACCGTTACAATGTCTGATGCAGCAGGCATCGCTGCTGGAAAACAAATCTTCAATAAGCAGTGTTTTGTATGCCATGGCATGAATGGAGAAGGTGGTGTAGGTCCAAACCTAACCGATGACTATTGGTTGCACGGTGGCAGTATTAATGATGTATTCAAAACCCTCAAATATGGTGTATCTGATAAGGGTATGCCGGCATGGGAAAAAGCGTTTTCTCCATCAGAGATCAAAAACATTGCTAGTTATGTTAAGTCATTAAAAGGTACTAAGCCTGCCAATGCTAAATCGCCACAAGGCGAATTGTTTGCCGAGAATGAATTGGCAAAAGTGCAAGTGGATACTGCCACTAAGAAATAA
- a CDS encoding heavy metal translocating P-type ATPase produces MNTQASFAANMATPGTLPLHRSKPLKAEVIHCFHCGETCTGQIEFDNYAFCCDGCQFVYKLLKDNDLCNYYDLSNTPGIKVKGNYAAEKFAYLDNQEVQQKLVRFTDGKQSHVSLSLPQMHCASCVWLLENLHVLQQGIIYSKVNFNNKEIVVAFELELTSLRKVIELLSYVGYEPYISLNDSEKKRPKSISRQQFYKIGVAGFCFSNIMMLSFPEYFSSGDIQQAFLKHLFTYLNLFLSLPVFFYSASDFFISACKGLKQKWLNIDAPIALSILITFSRSVYEVVSGTGAGYFDSMSGIVLFMLVGRWFQNKTYDAFSFDRDYKSYFPLGVTRIKEQREECIPINALEKGDRILVRSNEMIPADAIVINGEGNIDYSFVSGENLPVLKRPGELIYAGAKQLSGRIELEVVKPVSQSYITQLWNNNDIFREQKNKDKSFVHPWSRYFTAILFSITAIASVYWYVVDAHKVFYALTAALIVACPCSLLLSSSFTFGNMLRHFGKSKLYLKNASVIEALARINTVVFDKTGTLTFSAKAQIDFEGKPLSDEECSLLYSVVSQSVHPLSRLLTDYLLHQHPVQALTISQFAEKAGQGMEALVNETPIRVGSFAFVKGFRKERSTSATEVWIAIDSSVRGCFFIRNQYRNGVNEMVQKLEERSYDLHVLSGDNSAEKEALQQFFGQQIPLLFHQTPQDKLEYIKHLQQTSATKRVLMLGDGLNDAGSLQQSDVGIAVAENTSQFTPACDAILDSSKVGMLDAFLQYARSGKRVVSISFTLSILYNIVGLSFALQAKLSPMVAAILMPLSSITIVTFVTIATSIAARRNGVQ; encoded by the coding sequence ATGAACACGCAAGCGTCCTTTGCAGCTAATATGGCTACTCCTGGCACGCTACCGTTACACCGATCTAAACCATTGAAGGCTGAAGTAATACATTGTTTTCATTGTGGGGAAACCTGCACCGGGCAGATTGAGTTTGACAATTATGCTTTCTGCTGCGATGGTTGCCAGTTTGTATACAAGCTGCTTAAAGACAATGATCTTTGCAACTATTACGATCTAAGTAATACGCCGGGTATAAAGGTAAAAGGCAATTACGCCGCTGAGAAGTTTGCTTACCTGGACAATCAAGAGGTGCAGCAAAAGCTGGTACGTTTTACTGACGGTAAACAAAGCCATGTAAGCCTTTCCCTGCCCCAAATGCATTGCGCCTCTTGCGTATGGTTACTGGAAAACCTGCATGTCTTACAACAAGGTATTATATATTCAAAGGTTAATTTCAATAATAAAGAGATAGTTGTGGCATTTGAGCTGGAGCTTACGTCTTTACGTAAGGTAATCGAGCTCTTAAGCTATGTGGGTTATGAGCCGTATATCAGCCTGAATGACTCTGAGAAAAAACGGCCCAAGTCTATTAGCCGGCAGCAATTTTATAAAATAGGGGTAGCAGGCTTTTGCTTCAGCAATATCATGATGCTAAGCTTTCCCGAGTATTTTTCTTCAGGTGATATCCAGCAAGCCTTTCTAAAACACCTGTTTACGTATTTGAACCTTTTCTTGTCGCTTCCTGTATTTTTTTATAGCGCTTCTGATTTCTTTATTTCAGCTTGTAAGGGACTGAAGCAGAAATGGTTAAATATTGACGCGCCCATTGCATTGTCTATCCTGATCACTTTTAGCCGGAGTGTTTATGAAGTAGTAAGTGGAACAGGTGCGGGCTATTTTGATAGTATGAGTGGCATTGTGCTCTTTATGCTGGTAGGAAGGTGGTTTCAAAACAAAACCTATGATGCCTTTTCTTTTGACAGGGATTATAAATCTTATTTTCCATTAGGAGTAACCCGAATAAAGGAGCAAAGGGAGGAATGCATACCGATCAATGCTTTAGAAAAAGGAGATCGTATTCTGGTACGAAGTAATGAGATGATACCTGCCGATGCTATTGTGATCAATGGTGAAGGCAATATTGACTACAGCTTTGTATCGGGGGAAAACCTTCCCGTTTTAAAACGACCAGGGGAGTTGATCTACGCAGGAGCCAAACAACTTTCTGGCCGTATTGAGCTGGAAGTAGTAAAGCCGGTATCACAAAGCTATATTACCCAGTTATGGAATAATAACGATATTTTCAGAGAGCAAAAGAATAAAGATAAATCGTTTGTACACCCCTGGAGCCGCTATTTTACTGCCATACTTTTCAGTATTACTGCTATTGCCAGTGTTTACTGGTATGTGGTAGATGCACATAAAGTATTTTACGCCCTCACCGCGGCCTTGATTGTAGCCTGTCCTTGCTCACTTTTACTTTCCTCCAGCTTTACATTTGGAAACATGCTGCGGCATTTTGGAAAAAGCAAGCTATATCTTAAAAATGCTAGTGTCATAGAGGCATTAGCCAGGATCAATACGGTTGTGTTTGACAAAACAGGAACGCTTACCTTTTCGGCCAAAGCCCAAATTGATTTTGAAGGAAAGCCCTTGAGTGATGAAGAATGCAGCCTATTGTACTCGGTTGTCAGTCAATCGGTACACCCTTTAAGCCGCCTGCTTACGGATTATTTGTTGCACCAACACCCGGTGCAGGCTCTAACGATAAGCCAGTTTGCCGAAAAAGCTGGTCAAGGTATGGAAGCATTGGTGAATGAAACGCCTATACGTGTGGGCTCCTTTGCTTTTGTAAAAGGATTTAGAAAAGAGCGAAGTACTTCGGCTACTGAGGTGTGGATTGCTATAGATAGCAGCGTGCGAGGATGTTTTTTTATTCGTAATCAGTACCGAAACGGCGTCAATGAAATGGTACAAAAGCTGGAGGAGCGCTCTTATGATCTTCATGTCTTATCTGGAGATAATAGCGCTGAAAAAGAAGCCTTGCAACAGTTTTTTGGGCAGCAGATACCACTTCTTTTCCACCAAACACCTCAGGACAAGCTGGAGTACATTAAACACTTGCAACAAACCAGTGCTACCAAACGCGTTTTAATGCTGGGAGATGGGCTTAACGATGCAGGTAGCTTGCAGCAAAGTGATGTAGGTATTGCGGTAGCAGAGAATACCAGCCAGTTTACGCCTGCTTGTGATGCCATCTTAGATAGTAGCAAAGTAGGTATGTTAGATGCTTTCCTGCAATACGCACGTTCGGGCAAACGCGTTGTTTCTATCAGTTTTACACTTTCTATTTTATACAATATTGTAGGATTGAGCTTTGCTTTACAGGCAAAACTGAGTCCAATGGTGGCTGCCATATTAATGCCTTTGAGTTCTATTACCATTGTCACCTTTGTAACGATTGCCACTTCCATAGCTGCTCGTCGTAACGGGGTGCAATAG
- a CDS encoding CcoQ/FixQ family Cbb3-type cytochrome c oxidase assembly chaperone, translating into MLKYIKQYAASIEGINIYPIFSLLVFVIFFIAVLYYVKKMDKQRVEAISNLPLDLSEEKNVFSNFLNQA; encoded by the coding sequence ATGCTAAAATATATCAAACAATATGCAGCTTCAATTGAAGGGATCAATATCTACCCGATTTTTTCATTGTTAGTCTTTGTTATCTTCTTTATTGCCGTTCTGTATTACGTAAAAAAGATGGATAAGCAGCGGGTTGAGGCTATAAGTAATCTGCCGCTGGATCTGAGTGAAGAGAAAAATGTATTCTCCAATTTCCTAAATCAAGCTTAA
- a CDS encoding beta-N-acetylhexosaminidase gives MMKQLFTSTYALLFSAVAYCQPSVKPVSIIPEPVNLIQQAGQFVLPSTLLVESDTTAELKYVLNYIRSHIALPTGSSLVVQRVAPNATLRLKLNAKADSSIKKEGYRLSITDKQITINANQAAGVFNGVLSLIQLFPNSIESPVPAANVQWTLPQVEITDSPRFAWRGLMFDVTRHFFTKEEVKQYIDAMVRYKYNLLHLHLADDEGWRLEIKSLPKLTQVGAWRVNKTGYFGNFTPPTPEEPKDYGGYYTHEDIQELVQYAKERFVNILPEIDVPGHSLAAIASYPELSCTPEAVNYRVRSGEKIIDWKPGGFEALIDNTLCPANEKVYEFLDKVITEVAQLFPFEYIHMGGDECAKNFWEKSEAIKTLMKHKGLKNMHEVQSYFEKRVEKIVSSKGKKFMGWDEILEGGLAPNAAVMSWRGLKGGIAAAKLGHEVVMSPTTFAYLDYMQGDPLVEPRIYASLRLNKAYQFDPLPDSVDARYIKGGQANLWTENVYNIRHAEYMTWPRGFAISESLWSPKEKKNWNHFFAKTEEHFKRFDVAEIKYAPSVYDPIISASKTPQNELKIELSTEVDGLDIYYTFDNSFPDRFYPKYTQALIPPKDAVMLRIITYKGKDPKGRMITIPLDELKKRTEKK, from the coding sequence ATGATGAAACAATTATTCACGTCTACTTATGCACTATTGTTTTCTGCAGTCGCTTATTGCCAGCCGTCAGTAAAACCGGTATCTATTATTCCAGAACCGGTTAACCTGATTCAACAAGCAGGTCAGTTTGTACTACCATCTACGCTACTGGTAGAATCTGACACCACCGCAGAACTCAAATACGTACTGAATTATATAAGATCTCATATTGCACTTCCGACCGGTAGTTCCCTGGTGGTGCAACGTGTAGCGCCGAATGCAACCTTGCGCCTAAAGCTCAACGCAAAAGCCGATAGCTCGATTAAAAAAGAAGGTTATCGGTTGTCTATTACTGATAAGCAAATTACTATTAACGCAAACCAAGCCGCAGGCGTTTTCAACGGAGTGTTGTCGCTGATCCAACTTTTTCCTAACTCTATTGAAAGCCCGGTACCGGCTGCGAATGTACAATGGACTCTACCGCAGGTAGAGATCACTGATTCCCCTCGCTTTGCCTGGCGTGGCCTAATGTTCGATGTTACGCGGCACTTCTTTACCAAAGAGGAGGTCAAACAATACATTGATGCCATGGTGCGCTACAAATACAACTTGTTGCACCTGCACCTAGCTGATGATGAAGGCTGGCGTCTTGAAATCAAAAGTCTGCCAAAACTTACGCAGGTTGGTGCCTGGAGGGTGAATAAGACCGGCTACTTTGGCAACTTTACTCCACCTACACCGGAGGAACCCAAAGATTATGGCGGTTATTACACACACGAAGACATTCAGGAGCTGGTGCAATATGCTAAGGAGCGTTTTGTCAATATCCTGCCCGAGATCGATGTTCCTGGCCACAGCCTGGCGGCCATTGCCTCTTATCCTGAGCTATCATGTACCCCTGAAGCTGTAAACTACCGGGTTCGCTCAGGTGAAAAAATTATCGATTGGAAGCCCGGTGGTTTTGAAGCCCTGATTGACAACACCCTTTGCCCAGCCAATGAAAAAGTATATGAGTTTCTAGACAAAGTTATAACAGAAGTGGCCCAGCTCTTTCCTTTTGAGTACATACATATGGGTGGAGATGAATGCGCCAAAAACTTTTGGGAAAAAAGCGAAGCTATTAAAACGCTGATGAAGCATAAAGGCTTGAAGAATATGCATGAAGTGCAAAGCTATTTTGAAAAACGGGTAGAGAAGATTGTTTCATCCAAAGGCAAGAAATTTATGGGCTGGGATGAAATCCTAGAAGGCGGTTTAGCACCCAATGCTGCTGTCATGAGCTGGCGCGGGTTGAAAGGAGGCATTGCGGCAGCTAAATTGGGGCACGAGGTGGTCATGAGCCCTACCACTTTTGCCTACCTGGATTATATGCAGGGTGATCCTCTTGTAGAGCCGCGGATCTATGCTTCCCTGCGCTTAAACAAGGCCTACCAATTTGATCCTCTTCCCGATAGCGTTGATGCCAGATATATTAAAGGAGGACAGGCGAACCTATGGACCGAGAACGTATACAACATCCGTCACGCTGAATACATGACCTGGCCAAGGGGCTTCGCAATTTCTGAGTCGTTATGGTCACCTAAAGAAAAAAAGAACTGGAACCACTTCTTTGCAAAAACCGAAGAACATTTCAAACGTTTTGATGTAGCAGAGATCAAATATGCCCCCAGTGTTTATGATCCAATTATTTCAGCCAGTAAAACACCGCAAAACGAGTTAAAAATTGAACTTAGCACCGAAGTGGATGGGTTGGATATTTATTACACCTTTGATAATTCCTTCCCTGACCGCTTTTATCCAAAATACACCCAGGCGCTTATTCCGCCTAAAGACGCTGTTATGCTGCGCATCATAACCTATAAAGGCAAGGATCCTAAAGGACGTATGATCACTATACCGCTTGACGAGTTGAAAAAGCGCACTGAAAAGAAATAA
- the ccoN gene encoding cytochrome-c oxidase, cbb3-type subunit I, with product MQPDQIIQGREAVGTPHQHHSVGKRETFYYDNKIVRNFAYATIIWGVVGMLAGLWVALQLVFPKTLNLQPYFNFGRLRPLHTNAVIFAFVGNGIFMGYYYSIQRLLKTRMWSDAMSKIHFWGWQLIIVAAALTLPLGFTSGKEYAELEWPIDIAITVVWVVFGWNMFATILKRRERHLYVAIWFYIATFVTVAVLHIVNSIEVPVSFLKSYPVYAGVQDALVQWWYGHNAVAFFLTTPYLGLMYYFLPKAANRPVFSYKLSIIHFWSLIFIYIWAGPHHLLYTALPNWAQSLGIVFSFTLIFPSWGGMINGLLTLRGAWDKVREDVILKFMVVAVTAYGMATFEGPMMSLKSINAISHFTDWTIAHVHVGGLGWNAMLTFGILYWLVPKIFRTELHSKKLANFHFWIATLGILFYAIPMYWAGLMQASMWKEFTPSGQLKYSFLDTVTFMKPYYAVRSFGGALFVTGAIVMMYNLFRTVRKANLLADEKAEAPSLAKEYTKHTGEHWHRWIERKPTPLLVMTLIVILIGGAVEMIPTFMVKSNIPTIASVKPYTPLELHGRDMYVREGCNTCHSQMIRPFRSETERYGEYSKAGEFVFDHPFLWGSKRTGPDLSREGAGNNKKSDTWHFNHMDDPQSLSTGSVMPAYSFLIDNVIDTASTGAKIRAMQAVGVSYPAGYDMIANQDLVKQANQITANLHKDSINVPSNREIIAIIAYLQRLGKDIDNNKAQPK from the coding sequence ATGCAGCCGGACCAAATCATTCAAGGACGTGAAGCCGTTGGAACTCCACACCAACACCATTCAGTGGGCAAGCGGGAAACGTTTTATTATGATAACAAGATTGTAAGAAACTTTGCTTATGCCACCATTATCTGGGGCGTAGTAGGCATGCTGGCAGGTCTTTGGGTAGCCTTACAACTGGTGTTCCCAAAAACTTTGAACCTGCAGCCATATTTCAATTTCGGTCGGCTGCGTCCACTACATACTAATGCAGTGATTTTTGCATTTGTCGGCAATGGCATTTTCATGGGCTACTATTATTCTATTCAGCGCCTGCTTAAAACGCGCATGTGGAGTGATGCAATGAGCAAGATCCATTTCTGGGGCTGGCAATTAATTATTGTCGCTGCGGCTTTGACGCTACCACTTGGATTTACTTCTGGTAAAGAGTACGCAGAACTGGAATGGCCAATTGACATTGCCATCACTGTAGTATGGGTGGTCTTTGGCTGGAATATGTTTGCTACGATCCTAAAGCGCCGGGAACGTCATTTGTATGTAGCTATTTGGTTTTACATTGCCACATTCGTCACAGTTGCCGTACTCCACATTGTTAATTCTATTGAAGTTCCTGTCAGCTTTTTGAAAAGCTATCCCGTTTATGCCGGTGTGCAGGATGCGCTGGTACAATGGTGGTATGGACACAACGCGGTAGCCTTTTTCCTGACTACGCCTTACTTGGGTTTGATGTATTACTTCCTGCCAAAAGCAGCCAATCGTCCTGTATTCTCCTATAAGTTGTCCATTATTCATTTCTGGTCTTTGATCTTTATTTATATCTGGGCGGGTCCACACCACCTGTTATATACAGCATTGCCTAACTGGGCGCAGTCTTTAGGTATTGTGTTTTCATTTACGCTCATCTTCCCAAGCTGGGGTGGTATGATCAACGGACTATTGACCTTGCGTGGTGCCTGGGATAAAGTACGGGAAGATGTGATCCTGAAGTTTATGGTAGTAGCGGTTACGGCCTATGGCATGGCTACATTTGAAGGACCCATGATGTCGTTGAAGAGTATCAACGCTATTAGCCACTTTACAGATTGGACCATAGCTCACGTACACGTTGGTGGCCTGGGTTGGAATGCCATGCTCACCTTCGGTATCTTATACTGGTTAGTGCCTAAGATCTTCCGTACGGAATTACATTCTAAAAAGCTGGCCAACTTCCATTTCTGGATTGCAACATTGGGTATTCTCTTTTATGCTATTCCCATGTATTGGGCTGGACTGATGCAGGCTTCCATGTGGAAAGAATTTACACCGAGCGGTCAATTAAAATATAGTTTCCTGGATACAGTAACGTTTATGAAGCCGTACTATGCAGTACGCTCTTTCGGTGGCGCCCTGTTTGTGACTGGTGCCATTGTAATGATGTACAACCTATTTAGGACCGTTCGTAAAGCCAACCTGCTGGCTGATGAAAAAGCAGAAGCTCCATCATTAGCTAAAGAATATACAAAACATACTGGCGAGCACTGGCATCGTTGGATCGAGCGTAAGCCTACACCATTACTAGTGATGACACTGATCGTGATCCTAATTGGTGGTGCAGTGGAAATGATCCCCACTTTTATGGTAAAGTCAAACATCCCTACCATCGCTAGTGTAAAACCCTACACACCATTGGAACTGCATGGGCGCGATATGTATGTGCGTGAGGGCTGCAATACCTGTCACTCACAAATGATTCGGCCGTTCCGTTCAGAAACAGAGCGATACGGAGAATATTCAAAGGCAGGCGAGTTTGTTTTTGACCATCCATTCCTGTGGGGTTCTAAACGTACAGGCCCCGATTTATCTCGTGAAGGTGCTGGTAATAATAAGAAGTCAGATACATGGCACTTCAACCACATGGATGATCCTCAATCACTTTCTACAGGTTCTGTAATGCCAGCCTACTCGTTCCTCATTGATAATGTAATTGACACAGCAAGCACTGGTGCAAAGATCCGTGCTATGCAAGCAGTAGGTGTATCCTATCCGGCAGGTTATGATATGATTGCTAACCAAGATCTGGTAAAGCAGGCCAATCAGATTACAGCTAATCTACATAAGGACAGTATTAATGTGCCCTCTAACCGTGAGATCATTGCTATTATAGCTTACCTGCAGCGCTTAGGAAAAGACATCGATAACAATAAAGCACAACCCAAATAG
- a CDS encoding copper amine oxidase: MKKHFKLTFFFASALALQSLSLKGQQLTSEHNKALLIAAQGSIVELPGFLTEKISSIPYQKMVLPGPQYIISDDPEYIRVPEIIALKEAVQPGAVRLYVYNVNGIQEPQKIDRKITAVIKNTGKSNMTIRMLRYSSQKPTTNYFLAGKNGLADYFASQPEMKGRTVKPGQIIAIDEKLEKQIVKYDELVHGFYEFVIDQPAEISILQTDPSTPGPKAAARIKDVASSRHTNAGRGLFGVSNYLVVTKDTFDTKNEAAAFVMADGKEDPWIMGKDASTGDMAKLAGNYGVMYNVEMKWKSTNGKGLALVTWNARAGDNKWCGGMANTMVVSDGKFKEGIIQLPADQLRTKGAPEAILVQIFPPAKNGEVQTINYTYSPPGASCLPTPLIVIPIDMQ; this comes from the coding sequence ATGAAAAAGCATTTTAAACTCACTTTCTTTTTTGCTAGTGCATTAGCACTGCAATCCTTGAGTCTGAAGGGGCAACAACTCACCTCTGAACACAATAAAGCTTTGCTGATTGCGGCGCAGGGATCAATTGTTGAATTGCCTGGCTTTTTAACGGAGAAAATTTCTTCTATTCCGTACCAAAAAATGGTGTTGCCTGGTCCGCAGTACATAATTTCTGACGATCCGGAATACATCCGTGTGCCAGAAATTATTGCCCTGAAAGAAGCTGTACAGCCTGGCGCCGTTCGCTTGTATGTGTATAATGTAAATGGTATTCAGGAGCCCCAAAAGATTGATAGAAAAATTACGGCCGTTATCAAGAATACAGGTAAATCCAATATGACGATCCGTATGCTTCGCTATTCGTCACAAAAGCCAACTACCAACTATTTCCTGGCAGGTAAAAATGGGTTGGCAGACTATTTCGCTTCACAGCCGGAGATGAAAGGAAGAACGGTAAAACCCGGGCAGATTATTGCCATTGATGAAAAGCTGGAAAAGCAAATTGTTAAATACGATGAATTGGTTCATGGGTTTTATGAATTTGTGATTGACCAACCGGCCGAGATCAGCATTCTACAAACAGACCCTTCTACACCAGGCCCCAAAGCGGCTGCCCGTATAAAGGACGTGGCCTCCTCACGGCATACCAATGCAGGTCGTGGCTTGTTTGGCGTCAGCAATTACCTGGTGGTAACAAAAGATACTTTCGATACTAAAAACGAAGCGGCTGCATTTGTAATGGCAGACGGTAAAGAAGATCCATGGATAATGGGTAAAGATGCCAGTACTGGTGATATGGCTAAACTGGCAGGTAATTATGGTGTCATGTATAACGTTGAAATGAAGTGGAAAAGCACCAATGGTAAAGGGTTGGCACTGGTTACCTGGAATGCCAGGGCAGGTGACAATAAGTGGTGTGGTGGCATGGCGAATACCATGGTAGTTAGCGACGGCAAGTTTAAAGAAGGAATTATCCAGCTACCGGCTGATCAATTGCGCACCAAAGGTGCACCAGAAGCGATCTTGGTCCAGATATTTCCACCCGCCAAGAATGGAGAAGTGCAGACGATTAATTACACGTATTCGCCACCCGGCGCCTCCTGCCTGCCAACCCCGTTGATCGTTATTCCAATAGACATGCAATAA
- the ccoG gene encoding cytochrome c oxidase accessory protein CcoG — MQNESPIAISEKKKELLDQSFRDSVATINQKGKRNFLFPKQPKGKLYRWRTIVSLLCLAVFFTLPLIKIQGEPLFLFNVVERKFILFGQIFWPQDFFIFAIGFLTFMVFIVLFTVVFGRVWCGWACPQTVFMEMVFRKLEYWIDGDAAAQKRLKEMPFNAYKFKKRSLKVAVFFLVSFVFANFFLSYIIGMDRVIKMVEDGIADHLGTFFSLLGFTTVFFFVFYWFREQACIIVCPYGRLQGVLLDRKSMVVAYDYVRGEPRGKLKKATLDTSAGDCIDCTACVRVCPTGIDIRNGTQLECVNCTACIDACDAIMEKINKPLGLIRIDSEENIATGKKTSFNWRLAAYSTVLVLLLSALVYLLASRSDVDVTLLRTPGQIFQTQPDGRISNLYNIKLANKTKTAIPVTMRLENVSGEITVIAKELAVPAESYFQTTFFVKVDRAHIVRRKTPLTIGIYEGTKKIKTVTTTFLGPGY; from the coding sequence ATGCAAAATGAAAGCCCAATAGCGATTAGTGAAAAGAAAAAAGAATTGCTGGACCAGAGTTTCCGGGATTCAGTTGCTACCATTAATCAGAAGGGAAAGCGGAACTTCCTTTTCCCTAAGCAACCTAAGGGAAAGTTGTACCGCTGGCGGACGATTGTCTCGTTGCTATGCTTGGCTGTTTTTTTTACCCTGCCTTTAATAAAAATACAGGGAGAGCCACTGTTTCTATTTAATGTTGTGGAGCGCAAGTTCATCTTATTTGGGCAAATCTTCTGGCCACAGGACTTTTTCATCTTCGCTATTGGTTTTCTCACGTTCATGGTGTTTATCGTACTCTTTACCGTGGTGTTCGGTAGAGTATGGTGCGGTTGGGCTTGCCCACAGACCGTTTTTATGGAAATGGTATTTCGCAAGCTGGAGTACTGGATTGATGGCGATGCGGCGGCACAGAAGCGTTTGAAGGAAATGCCCTTTAATGCGTATAAGTTTAAAAAGCGATCCTTAAAAGTAGCTGTCTTCTTCCTGGTTTCTTTTGTGTTTGCCAATTTCTTCCTGTCTTATATCATTGGGATGGATCGGGTAATAAAGATGGTAGAAGATGGAATCGCCGATCATTTAGGAACGTTCTTCTCGTTGCTTGGCTTCACCACTGTTTTCTTCTTTGTATTCTATTGGTTTCGCGAGCAGGCTTGTATTATAGTTTGCCCCTATGGCCGCTTACAAGGTGTACTGCTAGACCGTAAGTCAATGGTAGTAGCGTATGATTACGTACGCGGAGAACCAAGGGGCAAATTGAAAAAAGCCACTTTGGATACTTCGGCTGGCGACTGTATTGATTGCACGGCCTGTGTCAGGGTTTGTCCAACAGGTATCGATATCCGAAACGGTACACAATTAGAGTGCGTGAACTGTACGGCCTGTATTGATGCTTGTGATGCCATCATGGAAAAGATCAATAAACCGTTGGGATTAATACGCATTGACTCAGAGGAAAATATTGCTACAGGAAAGAAAACATCGTTCAACTGGCGATTAGCTGCTTATTCAACTGTATTGGTCTTATTGTTAAGTGCCTTGGTGTATTTGTTAGCCAGCCGCAGTGATGTTGATGTCACGCTCCTGCGTACGCCCGGGCAGATCTTTCAAACCCAGCCTGATGGCCGGATCAGTAATTTATACAATATCAAGTTAGCTAATAAAACCAAAACGGCTATTCCAGTAACCATGAGGCTGGAGAATGTAAGTGGAGAGATCACGGTCATTGCTAAAGAGCTAGCCGTACCAGCTGAATCTTATTTCCAGACAACCTTTTTTGTAAAAGTGGATAGGGCGCATATTGTTCGGCGGAAGACGCCCCTCACCATTGGCATTTATGAAGGCACTAAAAAAATAAAAACGGTTACCACCACATTTTTGGGCCCCGGTTATTAA
- the ccoS gene encoding cbb3-type cytochrome oxidase assembly protein CcoS translates to MSVLFVLIIVSVIVAGGFLVAFIWSVKKGQYDDAYTPSVRMLFDDKPPAE, encoded by the coding sequence ATGAGTGTACTATTTGTATTAATCATTGTTAGTGTCATTGTGGCCGGCGGATTCCTGGTCGCCTTTATCTGGTCGGTAAAAAAAGGCCAATATGATGATGCTTATACGCCTTCAGTTAGAATGCTGTTTGATGACAAGCCCCCAGCAGAATAA